The following are encoded in a window of Bacteroidales bacterium genomic DNA:
- the hflC gene encoding protease modulator HflC, protein MKKIYILIIAIVVIAIIVIGSGFYILDETQQAVVTQFGKPVGEPRTKPGMQFKVPFIQKVQFFDKRYLEWDGDPNQVPTKDKRFIHVDTYARWEITDPLQFFIRLRDERSAQSRLDDILDGETRIAVASHDLLEIVRSTNREPEVVEDFMEALENLEDINVGRDKIEALILQKANERTTDLGIRILDFRFKRMNYVEEVRDRVYDRMISERNRIADQFRSEGQGEARKLLGNKERDLAQIQSEAVREAEQIQGRADAEATNIYAAAYNRNRQTRDLYDFLRTMESFEKSLDDKTTLIITTNSDFYKYLQKID, encoded by the coding sequence ATGAAAAAGATATACATCCTCATCATCGCAATAGTTGTTATTGCTATAATAGTGATTGGAAGCGGGTTTTACATCCTTGATGAAACCCAGCAGGCCGTTGTGACCCAGTTTGGTAAACCTGTTGGAGAACCCAGGACAAAACCTGGAATGCAGTTCAAAGTTCCCTTTATTCAGAAAGTACAGTTTTTTGATAAGCGCTACCTCGAATGGGATGGCGACCCAAACCAGGTTCCAACCAAAGACAAGCGTTTTATCCATGTTGACACCTATGCCCGCTGGGAAATCACCGACCCCTTGCAGTTTTTTATCCGCTTGCGCGATGAGCGCTCGGCACAATCGCGGCTGGATGACATACTCGATGGTGAAACCCGCATAGCAGTGGCCAGTCATGATTTACTGGAAATTGTACGATCCACCAACCGTGAACCAGAAGTTGTTGAAGACTTTATGGAAGCATTGGAAAACCTGGAAGATATTAACGTTGGCCGCGATAAAATTGAGGCTTTGATCCTTCAAAAAGCAAACGAACGCACTACCGATTTGGGCATCCGTATTCTTGATTTCCGTTTCAAACGTATGAATTATGTAGAAGAAGTCCGCGATCGTGTTTATGATCGCATGATCAGTGAAAGGAACCGTATTGCCGATCAGTTTCGCAGCGAAGGGCAAGGCGAAGCCCGTAAATTGCTTGGCAACAAGGAACGCGACCTTGCCCAGATTCAGTCGGAAGCCGTTCGTGAAGCAGAACAGATACAGGGACGTGCTGATGCTGAGGCAACCAATATTTATGCTGCAGCCTATAACCGCAACCGCCAGACACGTGACTTGTACGATTTCCTGCGAACCATGGAAAGCTTTGAAAAATCACTGGATGATAAAACAACGTTGATCATCACAACCAACAGCGATTTTTATAAGTATTTGCAGAAGATTGATTAG
- a CDS encoding M48 family metallopeptidase has protein sequence MSPERLFYIIIAILVFDFIFGLWLDYLNYRHRKTSIPEELQGIYDQQQYQKQQEYKKVNTRFGFISGSFSFVVLMVFLLAGGFPWLDAIIRNITENPILMALLFFGILMFASDLIGTPFSVYQTFVIEERFGFNKTSPGTFILDKLKGWLLGILISGGLLALIIYIYLKVPELFWVYAWIVITAFTVFMTLFYSNLIVPLFNKQAPLEEGELREKITGFINKAGFKLKNIFVIDGSKRSTKANAYFTGFGPKKRIVLYDTLINDLGNDEIVAVLAHETGHYKKKHVLTNLVVSIIQTGATLYLLSLFINSPLLSAALGVEQHSFHIGLVAFGILYSPVSFVLGIFMNLYSRKAEYQADRFAAKYGYGKELIEGLKKLTRKNLSNLTPHPLYVFFHFSHPTLLQRMRALLKS, from the coding sequence ATGTCTCCCGAAAGACTCTTTTATATCATCATTGCCATTCTCGTTTTCGATTTTATATTTGGTTTGTGGCTCGATTATTTGAATTACAGGCATCGGAAAACGAGCATTCCCGAAGAGTTGCAGGGCATTTATGATCAGCAGCAATACCAGAAACAGCAGGAATACAAAAAAGTGAATACCCGATTTGGTTTTATTTCCGGTAGTTTCAGTTTTGTGGTGTTGATGGTTTTTTTGCTGGCTGGAGGATTTCCGTGGCTCGATGCAATCATACGAAATATAACCGAAAACCCAATCCTCATGGCGCTGCTATTCTTTGGAATTCTGATGTTTGCTTCAGATCTAATTGGAACGCCATTTTCAGTTTACCAGACTTTTGTAATTGAAGAACGCTTTGGGTTCAACAAAACAAGTCCGGGAACTTTTATATTGGATAAACTAAAAGGATGGTTGTTGGGTATTCTTATTAGCGGCGGTTTGCTGGCACTCATTATCTATATTTACCTTAAAGTTCCGGAATTGTTCTGGGTTTATGCCTGGATTGTGATTACGGCTTTCACAGTTTTTATGACCTTATTCTATTCAAACCTGATTGTACCCTTGTTTAACAAACAGGCGCCGTTGGAAGAAGGCGAACTTCGCGAGAAAATCACAGGCTTCATAAATAAAGCCGGTTTCAAACTCAAAAATATCTTTGTGATTGACGGCTCAAAACGCTCTACCAAAGCCAATGCTTACTTCACGGGTTTTGGGCCAAAAAAGCGGATTGTTCTTTACGATACGCTGATCAACGACCTTGGCAATGATGAAATTGTAGCCGTGCTTGCGCATGAGACAGGGCATTACAAGAAAAAACACGTGCTTACCAACCTTGTAGTTTCGATCATCCAAACAGGGGCTACGCTTTATCTTCTCTCGCTTTTTATCAATAGTCCTTTACTCAGCGCTGCGCTTGGTGTTGAGCAACACTCCTTTCATATCGGGCTGGTGGCTTTTGGTATTTTGTACAGTCCGGTTTCCTTTGTGCTGGGTATTTTTATGAACCTGTATTCCCGTAAGGCAGAATACCAGGCCGACAGGTTCGCAGCGAAATATGGATATGGAAAAGAATTAATCGAAGGACTTAAAAAATTGACCCGTAAAAATCTCAGCAACCTCACCCCTCACCCACTCTATGTTTTCTTTCACTTCTCGCACCCGACTCTACTACAACGGATGCGGGCGCTTTTAAAGTCTTAG
- a CDS encoding DsbA family protein: protein MKKPNRLQSLITLIFIGTSFVNTSAFSFYSKHTAMNTNPAAGKIIYVYDALCGWCYGFSPVIDQLYDNFGNQLEFEVVSGGMVTGERIGPVSDMADYISKAYIDVENASGVKFGKVFIDTTLYRDDVVFSSVEPAIALSVFKTLQPQNAVKFASAIQKAIYFHGAEPALLATYADLAMDFGINRGEFLEKMSDPKSIALAEADFQRSRTLGVNGFPTTFYEDSNGNLVQLSRGFTSYEKISARLKPLLEAE, encoded by the coding sequence ATGAAAAAACCAAACCGACTACAGTCACTGATAACATTGATTTTCATCGGGACTTCTTTCGTTAACACATCAGCATTTTCATTTTACTCAAAACATACTGCCATGAACACCAATCCTGCAGCCGGAAAAATAATCTACGTTTACGACGCCCTCTGTGGATGGTGTTATGGCTTTTCGCCGGTGATAGATCAGCTTTATGATAACTTTGGCAATCAACTTGAATTTGAAGTAGTTTCCGGAGGTATGGTCACCGGTGAACGCATTGGACCGGTATCGGATATGGCAGATTATATAAGCAAGGCCTACATTGACGTGGAAAATGCTTCGGGAGTGAAATTTGGGAAAGTTTTCATTGATACAACGCTGTATCGTGATGATGTGGTTTTCTCTTCTGTGGAACCTGCCATTGCTTTATCAGTTTTTAAAACCTTGCAGCCTCAAAATGCAGTAAAGTTTGCTTCGGCAATACAAAAAGCCATTTATTTTCATGGTGCAGAACCTGCGCTTTTAGCCACATACGCTGATCTAGCTATGGATTTTGGGATAAACCGTGGAGAATTTCTCGAAAAAATGAGTGATCCAAAGTCTATAGCTCTTGCCGAAGCTGATTTCCAGCGATCGCGCACGCTTGGAGTCAATGGTTTCCCAACAACATTCTATGAAGATTCCAATGGCAATCTCGTTCAGCTCAGCCGCGGGTTTACAAGCTATGAGAAAATTTCTGCCCGCCTCAAACCCTTGCTTGAGGCTGAATAA
- the hflK gene encoding FtsH protease activity modulator HflK: MNNYQPDFDPAKVQRWIRKHLRNVILILIVVVAGLTSARTVGPEEEGVVLIFGKYNRTVQPGLNFIAPFGVEKMYKIPVQRQLKQEFGFRTDTPGTRTTYSKENFSDESLMLTGDLNLADVEWVVQYRISDSYQYLFRVRNAEKTLRDMAEAAVRKTVGDRTVNEVLTVGRQEVASNVEVLLQAMCTEYENGIRIDQVVLQDVNPPESVKPSFNAVNQAQQERETLINRAESEYNQVIPRARGEAEETIQLAEAYALNRVNRATGEADRFTSIYEAYIKAPEVTKKRIYLETMERVLPKLENKIILDERGNNILPLLNLGTTKKTAE; this comes from the coding sequence ATGAACAATTATCAACCTGATTTCGATCCGGCAAAAGTCCAGCGCTGGATCAGGAAACACCTGCGAAACGTGATCCTTATCCTGATCGTAGTTGTAGCAGGCCTCACTTCAGCCCGAACCGTTGGGCCGGAAGAAGAAGGTGTGGTGCTCATCTTCGGGAAATATAACCGGACGGTGCAGCCCGGCTTGAATTTTATCGCACCATTTGGGGTCGAAAAAATGTACAAGATACCCGTGCAGCGCCAGCTCAAACAAGAGTTTGGCTTTAGAACGGATACACCTGGAACCCGCACAACTTACTCAAAAGAAAATTTTTCGGATGAATCGCTGATGCTGACCGGCGATCTTAACCTTGCTGATGTAGAATGGGTGGTTCAGTACCGGATCAGTGATTCCTATCAGTACCTTTTCAGGGTTCGTAATGCGGAGAAAACCTTACGCGATATGGCTGAAGCTGCCGTGAGAAAAACTGTTGGCGATCGCACTGTGAACGAGGTGCTTACTGTTGGCCGTCAGGAAGTTGCATCCAATGTGGAAGTATTGCTTCAGGCCATGTGCACTGAATATGAAAATGGGATTCGTATTGACCAGGTGGTGCTTCAGGATGTGAACCCGCCGGAATCGGTCAAGCCAAGTTTTAACGCTGTGAACCAGGCACAACAGGAACGCGAAACACTGATCAATCGTGCCGAGTCGGAATATAACCAGGTAATTCCACGCGCCCGTGGCGAAGCCGAAGAAACCATTCAACTTGCAGAAGCATACGCTCTGAACCGTGTGAACCGTGCAACCGGCGAGGCTGACCGTTTCACATCAATTTATGAAGCCTACATCAAAGCTCCTGAAGTAACAAAAAAGCGTATTTACCTCGAAACCATGGAGCGTGTGTTGCCCAAACTCGAGAACAAAATTATTCTTGACGAAAGGGGCAACAACATACTTCCGCTTTTAAATCTAGGAACCACTAAAAAAACTGCCGAATGA